In one window of Chloroflexota bacterium DNA:
- a CDS encoding asparaginase: MVTRGEIVESSHLGALAVVDNRGALLAAAGNPKYVTYLRSSAKPFQALPTVASGALDHYDLDQEALAIMCASHHGTETHVAAVQDILDAIGLNQSFLRCGTHWPIDQEAHRRLAAAGQEADARHNNCSGKHAGMLTLARFWASQDLDYTGLDHPVQRAILARFSEMASYPMAAIITASDGCSLPTFAVPLANAALAFARLSAPDAPPECRRVVSAMQAYPHLVSNHGALDDQLMQAGKGAIVCKGGAEGYQGIAIKAGNDRSLGIALKVADGNPRALGAVIVSLLESLDLVDAGTMQRLQPLRNPPVKNHRGTTVGEIRAAMSVDRFDPPLPQEAWL; encoded by the coding sequence ATGGTTACACGCGGCGAGATAGTTGAAAGCAGCCATCTCGGGGCATTGGCTGTAGTCGACAATCGGGGAGCCCTGCTGGCGGCCGCGGGCAATCCCAAATACGTTACCTATCTCCGCTCCTCCGCAAAACCGTTTCAGGCCCTTCCCACAGTTGCAAGCGGCGCACTGGACCACTATGACCTTGACCAGGAAGCCCTGGCCATCATGTGCGCCTCCCACCATGGCACTGAAACCCATGTTGCAGCCGTTCAGGACATTCTGGATGCCATAGGGCTCAATCAATCATTCCTGCGCTGCGGCACCCATTGGCCTATCGATCAGGAGGCTCACCGCAGGTTGGCGGCGGCAGGGCAAGAGGCCGATGCGCGCCACAATAACTGTTCAGGCAAACACGCTGGCATGTTGACCCTGGCTCGCTTCTGGGCGAGCCAGGACCTGGATTACACCGGGCTCGATCATCCTGTGCAGCGAGCGATATTGGCCCGTTTTTCGGAGATGGCCTCCTATCCGATGGCTGCCATCATTACTGCCAGCGATGGCTGCTCCCTCCCCACCTTCGCTGTGCCACTGGCTAATGCCGCTCTGGCCTTCGCCCGTCTGAGTGCCCCCGATGCACCTCCTGAGTGCCGGCGCGTCGTGAGCGCAATGCAAGCCTATCCCCATCTCGTCTCCAATCACGGTGCGCTGGATGACCAGTTGATGCAAGCAGGCAAAGGTGCCATTGTTTGCAAGGGGGGCGCCGAGGGATATCAGGGCATTGCCATCAAAGCAGGTAATGATCGTTCGCTCGGCATCGCCCTGAAGGTCGCCGACGGCAATCCCCGCGCCCTGGGAGCTGTTATCGTCTCCCTGCTGGAGAGCCTCGATCTCGTGGACGCCGGGACAATGCAACGCCTGCAGCCCCTTCGTAACCCCCCGGTCAAAAACCATCGCGGTACCACCGTCGGGGAGATCCGCGCCGCAATGTCGGTGGACCGTTTCGACCCACCGCTGCCCCAGGAGGCCTGGTTGTGA
- a CDS encoding MBL fold metallo-hydrolase has protein sequence MEEIARGIHIHQGFRGSNVGLVETRDGNIIIDTPMLPSDNAKWLAYIRRVTRKKPNLYIVNTDHHRGHVLGNQFYNAPVIAHELAWKNMRGYGANFCQRVIDSFKREPKIQAEFTNLTIVRPTITFDNRLDIEHGGPTVRLIHVGGHTEATILTWLPESKILFAGDTVWFDQHPYMAQSNSKQWLDALSYIRRLKPAIIVPGHGPLTTADSTTPLSEYIRLVRRQVRTLFNKGYTKQETASALVKGLVPYFPIPQERQSKIEAQIKQGINRVYNENKKAALAAAEAAAKLLPAEPPEPAESPEAKGEPGESGKAPIDSEDAKAGEATTDTP, from the coding sequence ATGGAAGAGATCGCTCGTGGTATTCACATCCATCAGGGATTCAGAGGGTCGAACGTTGGCCTGGTCGAGACCCGTGACGGAAACATCATCATCGACACGCCCATGCTGCCCTCCGACAACGCGAAGTGGCTGGCGTACATCCGCCGCGTCACGAGGAAAAAGCCCAATCTTTACATTGTCAACACCGATCACCACCGTGGTCATGTGTTGGGGAACCAGTTCTACAATGCCCCGGTCATCGCGCATGAGCTGGCCTGGAAAAACATGCGCGGATACGGCGCCAATTTCTGCCAGCGGGTCATCGATTCATTCAAACGGGAACCGAAGATCCAGGCGGAGTTCACCAATCTCACCATCGTTCGGCCGACGATCACCTTCGATAACCGCCTTGATATCGAGCATGGAGGTCCAACTGTGCGCCTCATCCATGTGGGTGGTCACACCGAGGCAACGATCTTGACATGGCTGCCAGAATCGAAAATCCTGTTTGCCGGCGACACTGTCTGGTTCGATCAACATCCCTACATGGCCCAATCTAACAGCAAACAGTGGCTGGACGCGCTCAGCTATATTCGCCGATTGAAACCTGCTATCATCGTACCCGGGCACGGCCCCCTGACGACCGCTGATTCAACCACACCTCTCTCTGAGTACATTCGTCTCGTCAGACGCCAGGTACGAACCCTCTTCAACAAGGGATACACCAAACAGGAAACGGCCAGCGCACTGGTCAAAGGCCTGGTTCCCTATTTCCCGATTCCTCAGGAACGCCAGAGCAAGATCGAGGCTCAAATCAAGCAGGGAATCAATCGGGTCTACAACGAAAACAAGAAAGCCGCCTTGGCAGCAGCCGAGGCGGCAGCCAAACTGCTACCGGCAGAACCGCCCGAACCGGCGGAATCACCGGAGGCCAAGGGTGAACCGGGCGAATCGGGCAAGGCGCCGATCGATAGCGAAGATGCTAAGGCCGGGGAAGCAACGACCGACACCCCCTGA
- a CDS encoding ABC transporter ATP-binding protein has protein sequence MSPAPLLQAEEVALTYPPANGGRPTAALAKTNMSVLDGEFVCVVGPSGCGKTTLLRILGGLLTPSQGHVFLKNQELTEPRSEVGYVFQHANLMPWRTVLRNVALPLELQHMPAAEMEQRSLEVLHLVGLDGFEHAYPRQLSGGMAQRTALARTLVHEPEVLLLDEPFGALDAITRERMNMELLRIRQTYDYTAVMVTHSIPEAVFLADRVLVMSQRPGRIVLEIPIDLPRPRNVDIMGSPRFARITQQLREAIGEQI, from the coding sequence GTGTCCCCCGCCCCTTTGCTGCAAGCCGAAGAGGTGGCGTTGACCTACCCGCCGGCGAATGGCGGTCGCCCGACCGCTGCTCTGGCAAAAACAAACATGAGCGTCCTGGACGGCGAATTCGTCTGCGTGGTGGGGCCGTCGGGCTGCGGAAAAACAACCTTGCTGCGCATTCTTGGTGGTCTTCTTACTCCCTCGCAGGGTCACGTCTTCTTGAAAAATCAGGAACTGACAGAACCGCGCTCCGAGGTAGGCTACGTCTTCCAACATGCCAACCTGATGCCGTGGCGCACAGTGCTGCGCAACGTTGCCCTGCCTCTGGAGCTTCAGCACATGCCTGCCGCTGAGATGGAACAACGCTCGCTGGAAGTACTTCATCTGGTAGGGTTGGATGGCTTTGAACACGCCTATCCACGCCAGCTTTCGGGCGGCATGGCGCAACGGACAGCGCTGGCGCGAACCTTGGTCCACGAACCGGAAGTACTGCTTCTGGACGAACCCTTTGGCGCGTTGGATGCCATCACCCGAGAACGGATGAACATGGAGTTGCTGCGCATCCGGCAAACTTATGACTACACGGCCGTGATGGTAACCCACAGCATTCCTGAAGCCGTCTTTCTGGCCGATCGGGTATTGGTGATGAGCCAACGGCCGGGCCGGATCGTTCTTGAGATTCCTATCGATCTGCCACGGCCACGAAATGTCGACATCATGGGCAGCCCCCGGTTTGCCCGTATCACCCAGCAGCTTCGAGAGGCCATCGGGGAACAGATTTAG
- a CDS encoding ABC transporter substrate-binding protein, with amino-acid sequence MNNKLSTLLTSLFLFILLVAGCTLPAEPLTIAGEQVAEQPSGTEPVELVMGLGYIPSVQFAPFYVAQEMGLFEEQGLEVTFQHGSETDFLKLVATDVMPFVVASGEQVILARAQELPVTYAMAWYREFPVGIFALEDKNITGPADLAGRRVGISGMFGASLVAWKAMVYATGIPEEEVTLETIGFSQAAAVSQGRVDAAIDYIANGPVQLKMNGEPVSVIAVSEYIDLPSNGLVVSDRLIARQPEVVQKTVTALLKAIRYTLDNPDEAFEMSLRAVPEAGGDARAINRAVFDATLEMWQASAEDLGQSDPQSWQEAAEFMLEVGLIDRAVVPEDLFTNQFVDSATMD; translated from the coding sequence TTGAACAATAAACTCAGCACGCTGCTCACGAGCCTTTTCCTGTTTATCTTACTTGTCGCCGGCTGCACCCTTCCAGCCGAACCGCTGACGATAGCCGGTGAACAGGTCGCGGAACAGCCCTCCGGGACCGAACCGGTCGAGCTGGTCATGGGCCTCGGCTACATCCCCAGTGTTCAATTTGCACCTTTCTACGTGGCCCAGGAAATGGGCCTGTTTGAGGAGCAGGGCCTGGAAGTGACCTTCCAACATGGCTCCGAGACCGATTTCCTCAAGCTGGTCGCCACCGATGTTATGCCCTTTGTTGTTGCCAGCGGTGAACAGGTCATTCTGGCCAGGGCTCAGGAACTTCCTGTGACCTATGCGATGGCCTGGTACCGCGAATTTCCGGTCGGGATCTTCGCCCTCGAAGACAAGAATATCACCGGACCGGCAGACCTGGCTGGTCGCCGGGTTGGCATCTCTGGCATGTTTGGCGCAAGCCTGGTGGCCTGGAAGGCCATGGTCTATGCCACAGGAATACCGGAGGAAGAGGTGACCCTGGAGACCATCGGTTTCAGCCAGGCTGCAGCCGTCAGCCAGGGACGGGTCGATGCTGCCATCGATTACATCGCCAATGGGCCGGTGCAACTCAAGATGAACGGCGAACCGGTCAGCGTCATCGCCGTCTCCGAGTATATCGATTTGCCATCCAACGGATTGGTGGTCAGCGATCGTCTGATTGCCAGGCAGCCTGAGGTGGTTCAAAAGACGGTCACCGCCCTGCTCAAGGCGATTCGTTATACCCTCGACAACCCGGATGAAGCCTTTGAAATGAGCCTGAGAGCCGTGCCCGAAGCAGGCGGCGACGCCAGGGCGATCAACCGGGCCGTGTTCGATGCCACCCTGGAGATGTGGCAAGCTTCAGCCGAGGATTTAGGGCAAAGCGATCCCCAATCATGGCAGGAAGCCGCCGAATTCATGCTGGAGGTGGGACTGATCGACCGGGCGGTTGTGCCGGAAGACCTGTTCACCAATCAGTTCGTGGACTCGGCCACGATGGATTAA
- a CDS encoding ABC transporter permease → MMWTSDQTISNTTDEGAVVARTWHERLHAELLLAPVAAVIVLVLWDQLVKWGDYPTFILPAPSVVGKKMFAVIGDGSLWYHMQITVLEIFAGLLLGLSAATVLGYFLAKSRRLERLLSPYLVASQAIPIIALAPLLVIWIRSPGLSKVLICALTIFFPTLINTIVGIRSVEPDLMALMQSLRASRWQTFTKLEIPAALPVLFGGLKIGVTLAVIGAVVAEFVGADRGLGFLINLSRGILDTPLLFVALGTLVVIAVTLYGVVNWLEHRLLAWQRIQ, encoded by the coding sequence ATGATGTGGACTTCTGATCAAACGATCTCCAACACCACCGACGAAGGTGCAGTAGTCGCCCGGACATGGCATGAGCGCTTACACGCGGAACTGCTTCTGGCCCCGGTGGCAGCGGTAATCGTGCTGGTACTCTGGGATCAACTGGTCAAGTGGGGTGATTATCCTACCTTCATCCTGCCAGCACCGTCGGTCGTTGGCAAAAAGATGTTTGCCGTGATTGGCGACGGCTCGCTGTGGTACCACATGCAGATCACGGTCCTGGAGATCTTCGCCGGTTTGCTTCTTGGTTTGAGCGCTGCTACAGTACTGGGATACTTTCTCGCCAAGTCTCGCAGGCTGGAACGGCTGCTCTCGCCCTACCTGGTCGCCTCACAGGCAATACCGATTATCGCGCTGGCCCCCCTGTTGGTGATCTGGATCAGATCACCTGGTCTCAGCAAAGTGTTGATCTGCGCATTGACCATCTTCTTCCCGACCTTGATAAACACCATCGTCGGCATACGATCGGTGGAGCCAGATCTGATGGCACTTATGCAGTCGTTGCGGGCTTCGCGCTGGCAGACCTTCACCAAGTTGGAGATCCCTGCCGCGCTGCCGGTACTCTTCGGCGGGCTGAAGATTGGAGTAACCCTGGCGGTGATTGGTGCCGTCGTGGCCGAGTTCGTGGGCGCCGATCGCGGACTCGGGTTCCTGATCAATCTTTCCCGCGGCATTCTTGATACGCCACTGCTCTTTGTCGCCCTGGGCACATTGGTTGTCATCGCGGTGACGTTGTACGGCGTTGTGAACTGGCTGGAACACAGGCTGCTGGCATGGCAGCGGATTCAATAA
- a CDS encoding ribonuclease HI family protein — MTALDDLLAAIAKLEPKQRERLLRRAQQMDLLPEESFAGLEEEDLLSLDAVPRSVIPGAETAGEPTPALIEEEVSALEQEAPVTDPPPGVHMELVFDGGSKGNPGQGYGSYLISWDGEVDPVVRLDFGPDMTNNEAEYDTLTAALEAVLAELEDMGIDPAATELQILGDSLLVINQVTGKWRVKEPRLKPRCAGIQELLERFGESVLVHQPREKSVALLGH; from the coding sequence ATGACTGCACTGGATGATCTTTTAGCAGCCATCGCAAAGCTTGAACCTAAACAACGGGAACGCCTGTTGCGTCGTGCTCAACAGATGGATCTGCTTCCCGAAGAGAGCTTTGCCGGCCTTGAAGAAGAAGATCTTTTAAGCCTCGACGCAGTTCCCCGCAGTGTGATCCCCGGTGCTGAAACCGCCGGCGAACCAACCCCGGCCTTGATCGAAGAAGAGGTCTCTGCGCTGGAACAGGAGGCGCCGGTCACGGATCCCCCACCAGGCGTCCACATGGAACTGGTTTTCGATGGTGGCAGCAAGGGCAATCCGGGACAGGGCTACGGAAGCTACCTCATCAGTTGGGATGGCGAGGTCGACCCTGTAGTTCGCCTCGACTTCGGACCCGACATGACCAACAACGAAGCTGAATACGACACGCTGACCGCCGCCCTGGAAGCCGTTCTCGCTGAATTAGAAGACATGGGAATCGATCCCGCGGCTACTGAGCTACAGATCCTGGGCGACAGCTTGCTGGTCATCAATCAGGTCACGGGAAAATGGCGCGTCAAGGAGCCTCGGCTGAAGCCCCGCTGCGCCGGCATCCAGGAACTCCTGGAGCGGTTTGGAGAGAGCGTCCTGGTCCATCAACCACGGGAAAAAAGCGTGGCTCTGCTGGGCCACTGA
- a CDS encoding MBL fold metallo-hydrolase, whose protein sequence is MLRERVALDIYVFRSEIYLQVMAGVIVTDEGAVIIDTLPFPSETQRMREFALRRCPQGIRYLILTHAHADHIMGSYLFPEAELIGHRRCRDYLLRSGEDNLALAQSQSPQLSAVQLRMPRIVFDNSLVLRIGGKTITLHHSPGHSPDVITVRIKEDKVLFASDTILPVPYIDFQVGGNMADLRKSLNAIEVQGLDNVVQGHGDVLLRGEIRGTIQSSLDYLDCIEKAVDEHIAIDAPAQSLLEMSIEECGKSRIPLDGMVQRLHQANLYYLYQKKQGKQPS, encoded by the coding sequence ATGCTGCGAGAGCGGGTTGCCCTCGACATTTACGTATTTCGCAGTGAAATATACCTGCAGGTGATGGCAGGTGTGATCGTAACCGACGAAGGTGCGGTGATTATTGACACGTTGCCCTTTCCTTCGGAGACCCAACGAATGCGGGAATTTGCCCTTCGCCGTTGTCCCCAGGGCATTCGTTACCTCATCCTCACCCACGCCCATGCTGATCACATCATGGGAAGCTACCTCTTCCCCGAAGCCGAGTTAATCGGCCATCGCCGCTGCCGCGATTATCTGCTGCGATCTGGTGAGGACAACCTGGCACTTGCCCAGAGCCAGTCCCCCCAGCTGTCGGCCGTGCAACTGCGCATGCCAAGAATTGTCTTTGACAACTCCCTGGTGCTTCGCATCGGGGGAAAAACAATCACTTTGCACCACTCGCCTGGCCACAGTCCCGATGTGATCACGGTACGAATCAAGGAGGATAAGGTACTCTTTGCCAGTGACACGATCCTGCCAGTACCCTACATCGATTTTCAGGTAGGCGGCAACATGGCAGATCTTCGCAAGTCACTGAACGCGATCGAAGTTCAGGGACTGGATAACGTGGTCCAGGGGCACGGCGATGTGCTGCTGCGTGGCGAGATCAGGGGAACCATTCAATCAAGTCTTGATTATCTGGATTGCATCGAGAAGGCGGTCGATGAACATATTGCGATCGACGCGCCGGCCCAGAGCCTGCTGGAAATGAGTATTGAGGAATGTGGAAAGTCGCGCATTCCGCTTGATGGCATGGTTCAGCGTCTCCACCAGGCAAATCTCTATTACCTGTATCAGAAGAAACAGGGCAAGCAACCGTCCTGA
- a CDS encoding antibiotic biosynthesis monooxygenase, translated as MIVRMWHGRVPTEKAQAYRAFLNERAILDYHSVVGNISVHILERKEGEVTHFITMTFWQNLDVIKGFAGEDAELAKYYPEDQDFLLEFEPGVVHYEVVGQS; from the coding sequence ATGATTGTACGTATGTGGCATGGGCGCGTGCCAACGGAAAAGGCACAGGCATATCGAGCGTTTCTGAACGAACGGGCTATTCTCGATTATCACTCGGTTGTGGGCAATATCAGCGTCCACATTCTGGAGCGCAAAGAAGGTGAAGTCACCCATTTCATTACTATGACGTTTTGGCAGAATCTGGATGTGATCAAGGGTTTCGCCGGAGAGGATGCAGAGTTGGCAAAATACTACCCTGAAGACCAAGACTTTTTGCTCGAATTTGAGCCTGGGGTCGTACATTACGAGGTCGTAGGACAATCGTAG
- a CDS encoding DNA-binding protein: protein MPTLTVQHIHEELYTQLKRYAAMNRRSLYSEILVCIEKAIRSNRIPPETSLIRARHLREKTAEYPISDDDFNQAKMMGRP, encoded by the coding sequence ATGCCTACACTGACCGTACAGCATATTCATGAGGAGCTTTACACTCAATTAAAGCGATACGCGGCAATGAATCGCCGAAGTCTCTATAGCGAAATTCTTGTATGCATTGAGAAAGCGATTCGTAGCAACAGAATTCCTCCGGAAACCTCTTTGATAAGAGCACGTCACCTACGGGAGAAAACGGCGGAATATCCTATCAGCGACGATGATTTCAATCAGGCAAAGATGATGGGGCGGCCATGA
- a CDS encoding peptidoglycan recognition family protein, translating to MTRPLNDTEYIFGLHDPGGEELMLDAKRPGWIVFSETIGRDPDDETGFDYSYWSEQGLGIIVRLNHGHDPDGTIPLSQHYEDFAQRCANYVANSQSCHIWIIGNEMNFPAEQPKLEARNVEPVQVRAADDASDQPTPTIREQPQRFSALGSDQAGNRSVEERESITPALYTRCYRLCRKAIGSKPGHESDQVLVGAVAPWNNQTRSDENQIGDWVRYFEAILSRLGPDGCDGFALHAYTHGADPDLVSSDTKMEAPFADRHYHFRVYQDFLAAVPLNMRHLPAYITETDQDQAWQNENSGWVRKAYGEINRWNKDEGHQQVRALVLFRWRRKDKWYIEAKKGVIDDFRRAMRWRHRWQQYRPAYMAVFQEGGDIKRARPGELLAVSLKIRNGGSKTWRRRGSKPVRIGFRWTTLEGEPVPVDDARESRTPLPRDVKPGQSVTIDDVPLAVPNRTGQFELRWDLVEEGVSWFRDQGNPEYVHRVTVEPDPSEQGLYIEITEKWIRGPFLERYRAAGLDIVGLPITEQYVDPVTGFNTQYFQRVSMEETPPGQVRFRLAGQEALEAQSRIAQLTQEIEQLKHQVKELIASAGKVAAAAAAISPVPRPQVTNIADQLPRDPSGYAQRERQQIRHVVINHTGGPASLSVERLASYHQERGYPGIAYHYIIDGEGGILQSNAWTDTVSNAGYLGQGLNVAIAGKFDDAAPPASQIEATARLCAWILQELGLDMDDVKGVTEFVNHGSPGWQWLHGQRYKDDLIEGIRSVRVQATPEEPDRDPDQEGDSAQQEERILELETKLRAREDELADTQIHLGRMEEQLAARDRRIADLLGQLGGAAPSAIEKPNIHDVVDDLKKHPAKSYRTRSVEEITHICIHHSAVSGTIPLESVADYHVDSRGWPGIGYHYYIKPDGTIYQVNRQQTESYHVAHNNHYTVGVCVAGDFTYAIPLETQLDSAAQLVAWLMQELNVSEEHIMGHKEFPRNDTSCPGVTWLKNKQWKALLLQQVRSLQGIARSKGIYHYLLFWQKQDDWARQDWNAAQKYIGRFRPSAGFSVDDAANAEVVTIVGGVAGVPYETEVILRKAGSRVERLEGRDFADTKRILDDLAARGERFFGEPA from the coding sequence ATGACACGTCCCCTGAACGATACCGAATACATTTTTGGATTACACGATCCCGGCGGTGAGGAGCTTATGCTGGATGCAAAGCGTCCCGGCTGGATCGTATTCTCCGAAACCATCGGTCGAGATCCGGATGATGAGACTGGCTTCGACTATTCCTATTGGTCTGAACAGGGGTTGGGGATCATCGTACGGCTCAACCATGGCCACGATCCGGATGGCACCATCCCTCTCAGCCAGCACTACGAGGACTTTGCCCAACGCTGCGCCAACTATGTGGCCAACAGCCAGAGTTGCCACATCTGGATCATTGGCAACGAGATGAACTTCCCGGCCGAACAGCCGAAGTTGGAGGCCCGCAATGTTGAGCCGGTCCAGGTTCGGGCGGCTGATGATGCCTCGGATCAGCCAACGCCAACCATCAGGGAGCAGCCGCAACGATTCAGCGCGCTGGGCTCCGACCAGGCTGGTAATCGTTCTGTTGAAGAACGGGAGTCGATTACACCGGCCCTTTACACCCGCTGTTATCGACTCTGTCGCAAGGCAATCGGCAGCAAACCAGGGCACGAGAGTGATCAGGTTCTGGTGGGCGCAGTGGCGCCGTGGAACAACCAAACCAGGAGCGATGAAAACCAAATCGGTGATTGGGTCCGCTACTTCGAAGCGATTCTCAGCAGGCTGGGACCCGATGGTTGTGATGGCTTCGCTCTGCACGCCTATACCCACGGCGCGGATCCCGATCTGGTTAGCAGCGATACCAAAATGGAGGCTCCCTTCGCCGACCGCCACTATCACTTCCGGGTCTACCAGGATTTTCTTGCGGCGGTCCCACTCAATATGCGTCATCTGCCAGCCTACATTACGGAGACTGACCAGGATCAGGCCTGGCAAAATGAAAACTCCGGCTGGGTGCGTAAGGCTTACGGCGAGATAAATCGATGGAACAAGGACGAGGGGCATCAGCAGGTAAGGGCCCTGGTGCTGTTTCGTTGGAGGCGCAAGGACAAATGGTATATCGAGGCCAAAAAAGGTGTTATCGATGATTTCCGCAGGGCCATGCGCTGGCGTCATCGATGGCAGCAGTACCGGCCGGCCTACATGGCAGTGTTCCAGGAGGGAGGGGACATCAAGCGTGCCAGGCCGGGAGAGTTATTGGCGGTATCTCTGAAGATTCGCAACGGGGGCAGCAAAACGTGGCGTCGCCGCGGCTCGAAGCCGGTGCGCATCGGTTTCCGTTGGACGACCCTCGAAGGTGAGCCGGTGCCGGTAGATGATGCCAGGGAAAGCCGCACACCACTGCCTCGAGATGTCAAACCGGGCCAATCGGTTACCATCGATGATGTGCCGTTGGCGGTGCCCAACAGAACCGGTCAATTCGAATTGCGATGGGATCTGGTCGAAGAGGGCGTCAGTTGGTTTCGCGATCAGGGTAATCCGGAATATGTTCATCGGGTCACTGTCGAGCCGGATCCCTCGGAGCAAGGCCTCTATATTGAGATCACCGAGAAGTGGATCCGGGGACCCTTTCTGGAACGATATCGGGCGGCAGGACTGGACATCGTTGGCCTGCCGATTACCGAGCAATATGTGGACCCGGTAACTGGTTTCAATACCCAGTATTTCCAGCGGGTATCCATGGAAGAGACCCCTCCCGGCCAGGTTCGCTTTCGCCTGGCTGGCCAGGAGGCGTTGGAGGCCCAATCCAGGATCGCTCAGCTCACTCAGGAGATTGAGCAGCTCAAGCACCAGGTAAAGGAGTTAATCGCAAGTGCCGGGAAGGTGGCCGCGGCCGCTGCTGCGATCTCTCCTGTTCCACGCCCACAGGTGACAAATATCGCTGATCAGCTGCCGCGCGATCCTTCCGGATATGCACAGAGGGAGAGGCAACAGATTCGCCATGTAGTGATCAACCATACTGGCGGTCCCGCTTCACTTTCTGTGGAGCGCCTTGCATCCTACCACCAGGAGCGGGGGTATCCTGGCATTGCCTATCATTACATCATCGACGGCGAGGGCGGGATTTTGCAGTCCAATGCATGGACCGATACAGTGAGCAACGCCGGCTACCTGGGTCAGGGACTCAACGTCGCAATCGCCGGAAAATTCGACGACGCGGCGCCGCCGGCCAGCCAGATCGAGGCGACGGCCAGGCTCTGTGCCTGGATTCTGCAGGAACTGGGCCTGGATATGGACGATGTCAAGGGAGTGACGGAGTTTGTCAACCATGGTTCGCCCGGTTGGCAGTGGCTCCATGGCCAGCGCTACAAAGATGATCTGATCGAAGGCATTCGGTCAGTCCGGGTTCAGGCGACGCCCGAAGAGCCGGACCGCGATCCCGATCAGGAGGGAGACAGCGCCCAACAGGAGGAGCGCATCCTGGAGTTGGAGACAAAGCTACGTGCTCGGGAGGATGAGCTTGCCGACACCCAGATCCACCTTGGGCGCATGGAAGAGCAATTGGCCGCCCGCGACCGGCGCATTGCCGATCTGTTAGGGCAATTGGGTGGTGCGGCACCCAGTGCCATCGAGAAGCCGAATATCCACGACGTGGTCGACGACCTGAAAAAACATCCTGCCAAGTCCTACAGGACTCGATCTGTGGAGGAAATCACCCATATCTGTATTCACCACAGCGCTGTTTCGGGCACTATCCCTCTTGAAAGCGTGGCGGACTATCATGTCGATTCCCGCGGCTGGCCCGGAATCGGCTATCATTATTACATCAAACCCGACGGCACCATTTACCAGGTAAATCGGCAGCAAACCGAGTCCTATCATGTCGCTCACAACAATCATTACACTGTGGGGGTTTGCGTGGCGGGCGACTTTACGTACGCCATTCCTCTGGAAACTCAGTTGGATAGTGCGGCTCAACTTGTGGCCTGGTTGATGCAGGAGCTGAACGTGTCGGAAGAACACATCATGGGGCACAAGGAGTTCCCGCGAAACGATACCAGCTGTCCGGGCGTGACCTGGCTCAAGAACAAACAATGGAAGGCACTGCTTCTGCAGCAGGTACGGTCCCTTCAGGGAATCGCGCGGAGCAAGGGTATCTATCACTACCTGTTGTTCTGGCAGAAGCAGGATGATTGGGCCAGACAGGATTGGAACGCCGCCCAAAAATATATCGGGCGTTTCCGTCCCTCGGCCGGATTCTCGGTGGACGACGCCGCCAATGCTGAGGTTGTCACCATTGTTGGTGGTGTTGCGGGTGTTCCCTACGAAACGGAAGTGATCTTGAGAAAAGCAGGCAGCCGGGTAGAACGGCTGGAGGGCAGGGATTTTGCCGATACCAAACGAATTCTGGATGACCTTGCTGCCAGGGGAGAGCGTTTTTTTGGCGAGCCTGCGTAG